A genomic window from Cupriavidus basilensis includes:
- the trmB gene encoding tRNA (guanine(46)-N(7))-methyltransferase TrmB, producing MFANSRTITSAQADVHDHLEARLARHLAEPFRKPIGEPSRRALDLALQQWQQAGAAPLILDAGCGVGESTLRLATAFPGHFVIGVDQSEKRLTGGKDWWDGPMPANFAWARADLVDVWRLLQSERIAVDRHYVLYPNPWPKIGHLGRRWQGHAVFPALAACGRYLECRSNWQVYIDEFAQALALVGRPAQVELWQPAEAITPFERKYAASGHALWRCVSPAAAG from the coding sequence ATGTTTGCCAACTCCCGCACCATCACCTCGGCACAGGCCGATGTCCACGACCACCTCGAGGCGCGCCTTGCCCGCCACCTGGCGGAGCCCTTTCGCAAGCCCATCGGCGAGCCAAGCCGGCGCGCGCTGGATCTTGCATTGCAGCAATGGCAGCAGGCCGGCGCGGCCCCGCTGATCCTGGACGCTGGCTGTGGCGTGGGGGAGAGCACTTTGCGCCTGGCCACGGCGTTCCCCGGGCATTTCGTGATCGGCGTGGATCAGTCGGAAAAGCGCTTGACCGGGGGCAAGGACTGGTGGGACGGCCCGATGCCGGCCAATTTTGCCTGGGCGCGCGCGGACCTGGTCGACGTCTGGCGGCTGCTGCAGTCGGAGCGCATCGCGGTGGATCGCCACTACGTGCTGTATCCCAACCCCTGGCCCAAGATCGGCCACCTGGGGCGGCGCTGGCAGGGGCATGCGGTGTTCCCGGCGCTGGCTGCGTGCGGCCGGTATCTGGAATGCCGCAGCAACTGGCAGGTCTATATCGACGAGTTTGCCCAGGCCCTGGCGCTGGTTGGCCGGCCTGCGCAGGTCGAACTGTGGCAGCCGGCCGAGGCCATCACGCCGTTCGAGCGCAAGTACGCGGCCTCCGGTCATGCGCTGTGGCGCTGCGTCAGCCCGGCGGCGGCCGGCTGA
- a CDS encoding DUF2863 family protein, which translates to MAGFRPKASQRLSPDAERLVADALALDASGSRMEDGYWERRLSQRLGRLLKNGSQSALDAALEHLFKHNADASDVLAEQAETLAESATVEIDGVTYDALLIAAPILAHTRYAIPSGALKPELSQTLAVHMQAHVLAANTKMALSPYLYSIDQLPRTHSDTFALTYKLVSAAMAGTTPKVDLRDLPETAPILADPRYLLAVVVAPHEQALFRWQEDAKEHHAERSVCLEQWRTQVQPSIALLMPGCEFDLLLPDAFFLSCRESDKSIRPLTVRAAVNYLCGTLDVPAGQMAAVVAAFGEEEVEEYRVGFTMRGEKDVIYGIVWPVYGRESGEIDASEKDNPLEQICEELRNAGVEDIFRHAALFDPEYCEDCGTPLYADRSGEIVHAELPEDAPTQQPLFH; encoded by the coding sequence ATGGCAGGTTTTCGCCCCAAGGCTTCCCAACGTCTTTCGCCTGACGCCGAGCGTCTGGTGGCCGATGCGCTTGCGCTCGATGCCTCGGGCAGCCGCATGGAGGATGGCTACTGGGAGCGGCGTCTTTCGCAACGCCTGGGCCGGCTCCTGAAGAACGGCAGCCAATCCGCGCTCGACGCGGCGCTCGAACACCTGTTCAAGCACAACGCCGACGCCTCCGACGTGCTCGCCGAGCAAGCCGAGACCCTGGCCGAATCGGCTACCGTCGAAATCGACGGCGTCACCTACGACGCCCTGCTGATCGCTGCGCCCATCCTGGCCCACACCCGCTACGCCATCCCGTCCGGCGCGCTCAAGCCCGAGCTGTCGCAGACGCTGGCTGTGCACATGCAGGCGCATGTGCTGGCGGCCAACACCAAGATGGCGCTGTCGCCCTACCTGTACAGCATCGACCAGCTGCCGCGCACGCACAGTGACACCTTTGCCCTGACCTACAAGCTGGTATCGGCCGCCATGGCCGGCACCACGCCCAAGGTCGACCTGCGCGACCTGCCGGAAACCGCGCCGATCCTGGCCGATCCGCGCTACCTGCTCGCCGTGGTGGTGGCGCCGCACGAGCAGGCCCTGTTCCGCTGGCAGGAAGACGCCAAGGAGCACCATGCCGAGCGCAGCGTCTGCCTGGAGCAATGGCGCACCCAGGTGCAGCCCTCGATCGCGCTGCTGATGCCCGGCTGTGAGTTCGACCTGCTGCTGCCCGACGCCTTCTTCCTGTCCTGCCGCGAATCCGACAAGAGCATCCGCCCGCTGACCGTGCGCGCCGCCGTCAACTACCTTTGCGGCACGCTGGATGTGCCGGCCGGCCAGATGGCGGCCGTGGTGGCGGCATTCGGCGAAGAGGAAGTCGAGGAATACCGCGTAGGCTTCACCATGCGCGGCGAGAAGGATGTGATCTACGGCATCGTCTGGCCGGTGTACGGCCGCGAGTCCGGCGAGATCGATGCCAGCGAGAAGGACAACCCGCTGGAGCAGATCTGCGAGGAACTGCGCAACGCCGGGGTGGAAGACATCTTCCGCCACGCCGCGCTGTTCGACCCCGAGTATTGCGAAGACTGCGGCACGCCGCTTTACGCCGACCGCTCGGGCGAGATCGTCCACGCCGAGTTGCCGGAAGACGCGCCCACGCAGCAGCCGCTGTTCCACTAA
- a CDS encoding spermidine synthase: protein MTLLKRKSIEAVASRRPARGARSPEDGRGARGAQAAQREEKRMTPRFAPVTFSEMDGVRYLHFGTEWVQGAMRLRKPDAIELEYAQQMMAWLLFLSPSAPEFHVTQLGLGAAALTKFCHRQFSRARVTAVELNPAVIIAGRSMFGLREDDERLTVREQDAWDYVMDGAHTGALDVLQVDLYDATARGPVLDTTAFYKACRRVLKAPGVMTINLFGDHDSFPKNIVRICEAFDNRVLVFPEVHDGNVIALAFNGPAIDVSWDVLETRAKVLEDTTGLPAREWVKGLRAANANQEDGLRI, encoded by the coding sequence ATGACTCTTCTCAAACGCAAATCGATTGAAGCCGTGGCCTCGCGCCGTCCCGCGCGCGGCGCGCGCAGCCCTGAGGACGGACGCGGCGCACGCGGCGCGCAAGCTGCGCAGCGCGAGGAAAAGCGCATGACTCCGCGCTTTGCGCCGGTGACCTTCTCCGAGATGGACGGCGTGCGCTACCTGCATTTCGGCACCGAATGGGTGCAAGGCGCCATGCGCCTGCGCAAGCCCGATGCCATCGAGCTGGAGTACGCGCAGCAGATGATGGCATGGCTGTTGTTCCTGTCGCCCTCGGCGCCGGAGTTTCACGTGACGCAGCTGGGCCTGGGCGCGGCAGCGCTCACCAAGTTCTGCCATCGCCAGTTCAGCCGCGCGCGGGTGACGGCGGTGGAGCTCAACCCGGCCGTGATCATTGCGGGCCGCAGCATGTTCGGCCTGCGTGAAGACGACGAGCGCCTTACCGTGCGGGAGCAGGATGCGTGGGACTACGTGATGGATGGCGCGCACACCGGCGCGCTGGATGTGCTGCAGGTGGATCTGTATGACGCCACCGCGCGCGGGCCGGTGCTTGACACCACGGCGTTCTACAAGGCGTGCCGCCGCGTGCTCAAGGCGCCGGGCGTGATGACGATCAACCTGTTCGGCGACCACGACAGCTTCCCGAAGAACATCGTGCGGATCTGCGAAGCGTTCGATAACCGCGTGCTGGTGTTCCCCGAAGTGCACGACGGCAATGTCATTGCGCTTGCCTTCAATGGGCCGGCGATCGATGTATCGTGGGATGTGCTGGAGACTCGCGCGAAGGTGCTGGAAGATACGACCGGCTTGCCGGCGCGGGAATGGGTGAAGGGCTTGCGCGCGGCGAACGCGAACCAGGAAGACGGCCTGCGGATCTGA
- a CDS encoding ABC transporter substrate-binding protein, translating into MTATRRTRHTSSLTAMMPRRALLQAGAALALSSAALMLLPAGAAQAEDLRIGLSADVTSMDPQWNNSGPNNAIALHIFESLVFLDKNARYIPGLALSWKPVNAITWEIKLRPNVKWHDGTPFTSEDVKASLERPDKLTNSPGSFTSYTKPIARIDTPDPLTVRLTMSVPNYANLANDLNSVPIMPKKVAATLSQADFDSGKAMIGTGPFKFVRFARGQEIVMAKNPDYWGPKTEWDRAIFRIITDNGARSAALLSGDVDVIESVPSADVAKLKQNPKFRIEQQVSWRTIFWQMDQSRDNPPYVTDKAGKPLGKNPFKDARVRAAISHALNRDAIVSRIMEGLAVPASSIVSPQIFGHPGTKPDAYDPEGAKKLLAAAGYPDGFGLTLHATNNRYLNDAAVAQATASMLTRIGIQTKVETLPVAAYFTRARQGDFAFEMLGWGSAAADVALRSITGTPNPKTGYGTWNWGKYSNTQLDQLIEKSLTTVTSDKAREENARAAARFAMADHAIIPSHSQLAMWAMRKDLKYEARTDEWSLAQFFHKQ; encoded by the coding sequence ATGACCGCCACACGCCGCACACGCCACACTTCCAGCCTCACCGCCATGATGCCGCGCCGCGCGCTGCTGCAAGCCGGTGCCGCGCTCGCGCTCAGCAGTGCCGCGCTGATGCTGTTGCCTGCCGGCGCGGCGCAGGCCGAAGACCTGCGCATCGGCTTGTCCGCCGATGTGACCTCGATGGACCCGCAGTGGAACAACTCCGGCCCCAACAACGCCATCGCGCTGCATATCTTCGAGTCGCTGGTGTTCCTCGACAAGAACGCCCGCTACATCCCCGGCCTGGCGCTGTCGTGGAAACCGGTCAACGCCATCACCTGGGAAATCAAGCTGCGCCCCAACGTGAAATGGCATGACGGCACGCCCTTTACCAGCGAAGACGTCAAGGCCTCGCTCGAGCGCCCCGACAAGCTCACCAACAGCCCGGGTTCCTTCACCAGCTACACCAAGCCGATCGCGCGCATCGACACGCCCGACCCGTTGACCGTTCGCCTGACCATGAGCGTGCCGAACTACGCCAACCTGGCCAACGACCTGAACAGCGTGCCGATCATGCCGAAGAAGGTAGCCGCCACGCTGAGCCAGGCGGATTTCGACTCCGGCAAGGCGATGATCGGCACCGGCCCGTTCAAGTTCGTGCGCTTCGCGCGCGGGCAGGAAATCGTCATGGCGAAGAACCCCGACTACTGGGGCCCGAAGACGGAATGGGATCGCGCGATCTTTCGCATCATCACGGACAACGGCGCGCGCAGCGCGGCACTGCTGTCCGGCGACGTCGACGTGATCGAAAGCGTCCCGTCCGCGGACGTGGCCAAGCTCAAGCAGAACCCCAAGTTCCGCATCGAGCAGCAGGTCTCGTGGCGCACCATCTTCTGGCAGATGGACCAGTCGCGCGACAACCCGCCCTACGTCACCGACAAGGCCGGCAAGCCGCTGGGCAAGAACCCCTTCAAGGACGCACGCGTGCGTGCCGCCATCAGCCACGCGCTGAACCGCGACGCCATCGTCAGCCGCATCATGGAAGGACTGGCCGTGCCGGCCTCGTCGATCGTCTCGCCGCAGATCTTCGGCCACCCCGGCACCAAGCCGGATGCCTATGACCCCGAAGGCGCCAAGAAGCTGCTGGCCGCGGCTGGCTATCCGGATGGCTTCGGCCTGACGCTGCATGCCACCAACAACCGCTACCTCAACGATGCCGCCGTGGCACAGGCCACCGCCAGCATGCTCACGCGCATCGGCATCCAGACCAAGGTGGAAACGCTACCGGTAGCCGCGTACTTCACCCGCGCGCGCCAGGGCGACTTTGCGTTCGAGATGCTGGGCTGGGGGTCGGCGGCGGCCGACGTGGCGCTGCGATCGATCACTGGCACGCCGAACCCCAAGACGGGATACGGCACGTGGAACTGGGGCAAATACAGCAATACCCAGCTCGACCAGCTGATCGAGAAATCGCTGACCACGGTGACCAGCGACAAGGCCCGCGAGGAGAACGCCCGCGCCGCAGCCAGGTTTGCTATGGCCGACCACGCCATCATCCCCTCGCACAGCCAGCTGGCGATGTGGGCCATGCGCAAGGACCTGAAGTACGAAGCGCGCACCGACGAATGGTCGCTGGCGCAGTTCTTCCACAAGCAGTAA
- a CDS encoding tetratricopeptide repeat protein — protein sequence MPYLGIGFHVIIAVFFAVHAVRTQQNMYWLLILFAFPGLGSVVYFFAIYLPGLRQTRGARAAKRAIGQLVDPNRAVREARDAFDRAPTVDHRMRLGAALLDAGEPKAALEHYEAAASGPFATDPALLLGLARAQFATGGHAAAIAALERLFASQPQARQQADPALLYARALAASDAPGTRAAFEQALSCASDAAARCLFADWLTARGEPADRERAQALYAEIVHDGKHWPRHAREHNREWLQRAQGALGKA from the coding sequence ATGCCGTATCTAGGAATTGGTTTTCACGTCATCATCGCCGTGTTCTTCGCCGTGCACGCAGTGCGCACCCAGCAGAACATGTACTGGCTGTTGATCCTGTTCGCCTTCCCGGGCCTGGGCAGCGTGGTGTATTTCTTCGCCATCTACCTGCCCGGGCTGCGCCAGACGCGGGGGGCGCGGGCCGCCAAGCGCGCCATTGGCCAGTTGGTCGACCCCAACCGCGCGGTGCGCGAGGCGCGCGACGCGTTCGACCGCGCGCCCACCGTGGATCACCGCATGCGCCTGGGCGCCGCCTTGCTCGACGCGGGCGAGCCCAAGGCCGCGCTGGAACACTATGAGGCCGCCGCCAGCGGGCCGTTCGCCACCGACCCGGCGCTGCTGCTGGGGCTGGCGCGCGCGCAGTTCGCCACCGGTGGCCATGCCGCTGCCATAGCGGCGCTGGAGCGCTTGTTTGCCTCCCAGCCCCAGGCGCGCCAGCAAGCGGACCCTGCATTGCTGTACGCTCGCGCGCTGGCCGCGTCGGACGCGCCCGGCACGCGGGCCGCATTCGAGCAGGCACTGAGCTGCGCCAGCGATGCCGCCGCGCGCTGCCTGTTTGCCGACTGGTTGACGGCCCGCGGGGAACCCGCCGACCGGGAGCGCGCCCAGGCGCTGTACGCGGAGATCGTGCACGACGGCAAGCACTGGCCGCGCCACGCCCGCGAGCACAACCGGGAGTGGCTGCAGCGCGCCCAGGGCGCGCTCGGCAAGGCCTGA